AAACCGATGTAATTTAGGGTGGATGTCCGATGGAGGGCTATGTCTTAGAGAACGAGATTCATTCACCGTGACTAGAGTAGACAAACCAAAAAGAGGCGATGACTTAAAAATAGAAATTAAAATTTTATATTTACATTAAAAAACAAGGTCAAATATGTTTGACTCGATTGATATCAAGGTTCTTGAGTGCTTAATGCAGCAAGGACGGATGACTTGGTCGGAATTGGCGGGGAAGTTGGGACTGTCTTCGCCCGCTGCGGCTGATCGCGTTCGTCGCCTTGAAGAAAAGGGGGCGATCGTCGGTTATTCCGCACGAATTAACCCGGATGCGGTTGGATGTTCGCTGATGGCCTTTGTTGCCGTCACCCTTGAGCATCCCCAATATCGGGATCTGTTTCTGGAGAAGGT
This DNA window, taken from Synechococcales cyanobacterium T60_A2020_003, encodes the following:
- a CDS encoding Lrp/AsnC family transcriptional regulator → MFDSIDIKVLECLMQQGRMTWSELAGKLGLSSPAAADRVRRLEEKGAIVGYSARINPDAVGCSLMAFVAVTLEHPQYRDLFLEKVQELAEIQECHHMTGDDDYFLKIRCRGTADLERLISEELKGVPGVLKTRTSIVLSSPKETGDLPLPRET